One Candidatus Methylomirabilota bacterium DNA segment encodes these proteins:
- a CDS encoding MFS transporter, with product MSNGRTGQGHQDFRRVVVAAAVGNVIEWYDFYIFGSLGALLAAKFFAGSNPAIEFLKTMVIFSAGFLIRPVGALLFGWLGDRAGRKVTFMVTLMGMGIGTAVIGLVPTYASIGLSAAFILLVLRLIQGLCLGGEYGGAITYVAEHTPDDRRGLYTGILNTSPTIGIIVSLVVVIGVESLMGKEAFEAWGWRIPFLISFFLVMIAGYIRLSLQETPVFMDIRAKGRQTKNPWKEAFLSANIRYVLIASVMVFGEGVVWYSSQYWTYFFLQKGAGMDLITASWIIGLGLLLGTPTLVFFGWLSDRMGRKPVLLAGLLLPALLYYPLFNWLASVTVKGQENYAIAVIIVAILVSFVGMVYGPIGAFLAEFFPSRIRYTSVSVPYHIGNGWGGGLVPTITYASFMAHGSLGQALIYPIVVPAICFVILLFIMPETHKISIWDAERRQAV from the coding sequence ATGAGCAACGGACGAACAGGGCAAGGGCACCAGGATTTCCGCCGCGTCGTGGTCGCCGCCGCGGTCGGCAACGTGATCGAATGGTACGACTTCTACATCTTCGGCAGTCTCGGCGCGTTGCTGGCGGCCAAGTTCTTCGCGGGCTCCAACCCGGCCATCGAGTTCCTCAAGACGATGGTCATCTTCAGCGCCGGCTTCCTCATCCGGCCGGTCGGCGCGCTGCTCTTCGGGTGGCTGGGTGACCGCGCGGGCCGCAAGGTGACGTTCATGGTGACCCTGATGGGAATGGGCATAGGCACCGCGGTCATCGGCCTGGTGCCGACGTACGCCTCCATCGGACTCTCCGCCGCGTTCATCCTGCTGGTCCTGCGCTTGATCCAGGGCCTGTGCCTGGGCGGTGAGTACGGGGGCGCCATCACGTACGTGGCCGAGCACACCCCCGACGATCGGCGGGGTCTCTACACCGGCATCCTCAACACGTCCCCGACGATCGGGATCATCGTGTCCCTCGTCGTCGTGATCGGCGTCGAGAGCCTGATGGGGAAGGAGGCCTTCGAGGCCTGGGGCTGGCGTATCCCCTTCCTGATCTCCTTCTTCCTGGTGATGATCGCCGGCTACATCCGCCTGTCGCTGCAGGAGACGCCGGTGTTCATGGATATCCGCGCGAAGGGCCGGCAGACGAAGAACCCCTGGAAGGAAGCGTTCCTCAGCGCCAACATCCGCTACGTCCTGATCGCCAGCGTGATGGTCTTCGGCGAGGGCGTGGTCTGGTACAGCAGCCAGTACTGGACCTACTTCTTCCTGCAGAAGGGCGCCGGGATGGACCTCATCACGGCGAGCTGGATCATCGGTCTCGGCCTGCTGCTCGGGACGCCCACCCTGGTGTTCTTCGGCTGGCTGTCGGATCGGATGGGCCGCAAGCCGGTGCTGCTGGCCGGCCTGCTGCTGCCCGCCCTGCTGTACTATCCGCTGTTCAACTGGCTGGCCAGCGTGACCGTGAAGGGCCAGGAGAACTACGCGATCGCGGTCATCATCGTGGCCATCCTGGTCTCATTCGTGGGGATGGTGTACGGGCCGATCGGGGCGTTCCTGGCCGAGTTCTTCCCGAGCCGCATCCGCTACACGTCCGTCTCGGTGCCGTACCACATCGGGAACGGCTGGGGCGGCGGCCTGGTGCCGACCATCACCTACGCCTCCTTCATGGCCCACGGGAGCCTGGGGCAGGCGCTCATCTACCCCATCGTGGTGCCCGCGATCTGCTTCGTGATCCTCCTGTTCATCATGCCGGAGACGCACAAGATCAGCATCTGGGACGCGGAGCGCCGGCAAGCGGTCTGA
- a CDS encoding 2Fe-2S iron-sulfur cluster-binding protein has translation MDGEPATVAAGATILEACRTRGLDVPTLCFLETLTPVNVCRVCVVEVAGSRALVPACSRPVEPGMTILTDSERVRLSRRMVLELLASSVDLSTAPGVGDLLARYGARPERHGPPARAAARGERDAREPGHHEAPDGAAAETVAQPVKVDNDLYIRDYGKCILCYKCVEACGVDAQNTFAIAVAGRGFDARISTEGDVPLPDSACVYCGNCIGVCPTGALMFKREHDMRAAGQWDEARQHTADTICAYCGVGCTLTLHVQDNRIVKVTSPADNSVTHGHLCIKGRFGFTFVEGPGQPA, from the coding sequence ATCGACGGCGAGCCGGCCACGGTGGCCGCCGGCGCCACCATCCTCGAGGCGTGCCGCACGCGCGGCCTCGACGTGCCCACCCTGTGCTTCCTCGAGACCTTGACGCCGGTCAACGTCTGCCGGGTGTGCGTGGTGGAGGTGGCGGGCTCGCGCGCGCTCGTTCCGGCCTGCTCGCGGCCGGTCGAGCCGGGCATGACGATCCTCACCGACTCGGAGCGCGTCCGCCTCTCGCGGCGGATGGTGCTGGAGCTGCTCGCCTCCTCCGTGGACCTCTCGACCGCGCCGGGCGTGGGCGATCTGCTCGCCCGCTACGGGGCGCGCCCGGAGCGCCACGGCCCGCCCGCCCGCGCGGCGGCCCGCGGCGAGCGCGACGCCCGGGAGCCCGGGCATCACGAGGCGCCCGACGGGGCCGCCGCCGAGACGGTCGCCCAGCCCGTCAAGGTCGACAACGACCTCTACATCCGCGACTACGGCAAGTGCATCCTCTGCTACAAGTGCGTGGAGGCCTGCGGCGTCGACGCCCAGAACACCTTCGCGATCGCGGTGGCCGGCCGCGGCTTCGACGCGCGCATCTCCACCGAGGGCGACGTGCCCCTGCCCGACTCGGCGTGCGTGTACTGCGGCAACTGCATCGGCGTGTGCCCCACCGGCGCGCTCATGTTCAAGCGCGAGCACGACATGCGCGCGGCCGGCCAGTGGGACGAGGCGCGCCAGCACACCGCCGACACCATCTGCGCCTACTGCGGCGTCGGCTGCACGCTCACCCTGCACGTGCAGGACAACCGCATCGTGAAGGTCACCTCCCCCGCCGACAACTCGGTGACCCACGGCCACCTCTGCATCAAGGGGCGCTTCGGGTTCACGTTCGTGGAGGGGCCGGGGCAGCCGGCCTGA
- a CDS encoding NADH-ubiquinone oxidoreductase-F iron-sulfur binding region domain-containing protein yields LLGGAAGVFVGPDQLDVPLTFEGTRAIGATLGSGVVMAFGEGADMLDVVRRIAEFFRDESCGQCVPCRVGTVRQEELLARLRAAGRAGADELALLRDLGQVMRDASICGLGQTASSAVESALARLALVESRA; encoded by the coding sequence CTCCTGGGCGGCGCGGCCGGGGTATTCGTCGGACCCGACCAGCTCGACGTCCCCCTGACCTTCGAGGGGACGCGGGCGATCGGCGCGACGCTCGGCTCCGGTGTGGTCATGGCCTTCGGCGAGGGCGCCGACATGCTCGACGTCGTGCGCCGCATCGCCGAGTTCTTCCGCGACGAATCGTGCGGCCAGTGCGTGCCGTGCCGCGTGGGCACGGTCCGACAGGAGGAGCTGCTGGCGCGGCTGCGCGCGGCGGGCCGCGCCGGCGCCGACGAGCTGGCCCTGCTGCGCGACCTGGGCCAGGTCATGCGCGACGCCTCCATCTGCGGCCTCGGCCAGACCGCCTCGAGCGCGGTGGAGTCCGCGCTCGCCCGCCTCGCGCTCGTGGAGTCGCGCGCGTGA